Proteins encoded within one genomic window of uncultured Draconibacterium sp.:
- the bla gene encoding subclass B1 metallo-beta-lactamase, long type, translating into MNFKLKCIIAGLFSLISVNMIFGQEIHVSENLVLYKLSEHCYEHTQNGNNGLVFINNGKAVIVSTPDSDLETQNLIDWVRNEQQAKIVAYVIDRWHPDAIQGLDVVQKNGIKSYAYELTRQIAKDKGLPIPKIGFNPKKEIKIGDEKIVCHFLGEAHTPDGIVVWIPSEKILFGGNEIRNYNGWVGNIGDANLDKWSETAKYIKQEYGSAKIVVPGHGKYGGPELIDYTIDLFNFPGSESITDNSETIIPNLKTENEFNFESESIQNGKRILKNATVYIQDKSKLIAIYSPLITISQADAKINSETGRVKIYDKRSDSAKLRTDVNYRKLIIYKQDEYNVGFVVILKEIEHNNH; encoded by the coding sequence ATGAATTTTAAACTCAAATGTATTATTGCAGGGCTATTCTCATTAATTTCTGTCAATATGATCTTTGGACAAGAAATTCATGTTTCCGAAAATCTTGTTTTATATAAATTGTCAGAGCATTGTTATGAGCATACTCAAAATGGAAACAACGGATTAGTTTTTATTAATAATGGGAAAGCTGTTATTGTTTCAACACCCGATTCTGATCTTGAAACTCAAAACTTAATCGATTGGGTGCGAAATGAGCAACAGGCTAAAATTGTTGCCTATGTCATTGACAGATGGCATCCAGATGCCATACAAGGCTTAGATGTCGTTCAAAAAAATGGCATCAAAAGCTATGCTTACGAATTGACTCGGCAAATAGCTAAAGACAAAGGATTACCTATTCCTAAAATTGGATTTAATCCTAAAAAAGAAATAAAAATCGGAGATGAAAAGATCGTTTGTCATTTTCTTGGAGAGGCACACACCCCTGATGGAATCGTCGTCTGGATACCAAGTGAAAAGATTCTATTCGGAGGAAATGAAATTAGAAATTATAACGGATGGGTTGGAAATATTGGCGATGCAAATCTTGATAAATGGTCAGAAACCGCAAAATACATTAAACAAGAATACGGTTCAGCAAAAATTGTAGTTCCGGGACATGGAAAATACGGGGGACCAGAATTAATCGATTACACGATTGATTTGTTTAACTTTCCCGGAAGTGAATCCATTACAGATAATTCTGAAACGATTATTCCGAACCTTAAAACAGAAAATGAATTTAATTTTGAATCTGAATCAATTCAAAACGGAAAACGTATTTTGAAAAATGCGACTGTATACATTCAGGATAAATCAAAACTGATAGCAATTTATTCTCCTCTGATTACTATTTCTCAAGCCGATGCAAAAATTAATTCAGAAACTGGCCGCGTAAAAATTTATGACAAGAGATCAGACAGCGCCAAATTAAGAACTGATGTGAATTATAGAAAACTAATCATCTATAAACAAGACGAATACAATGTTGGATTTGTTGTAATATTAAAAGAAATAGAACATAACAACCATTAA